In one window of Flavobacterium ginsengisoli DNA:
- a CDS encoding RagB/SusD family nutrient uptake outer membrane protein — MKKISLLLLSFVLLVSTSACESELDVVPQGAPSSGNFWKTPADAKAGVNAIYALYSDDNMYGRGFFWLNNASDDIGTKPRQNAERIKNFIVDGSESDTKDIWRIHYEIMKRCNDVIRNIPNIALDESTKNGMLGEAYFNHAVMHLELAYHYGDDRAGIPIQERENPTNVYVPRAKNVAENYAYIAADLIKAADLSPYFDQLTPDNRGRAHKTAAWAYLVRTYLYAKDWDNAIKYANMIVASGKHKLLDNFEDVFKISNNWSSEYIWSVTSSAENTSLGSIFPGVCLEDKGWGVYNGWGNFYPTKELFDTYAPNDKRRSATILQKGDKFVYFGETVTFNEGNHVVSSSNRTGYQFKKYMEPFSYPKTTSGGVDIRYVNANGDKPSTALNVPLLRYADVILMLAEAKLMKGQNADTEINMIRHRAGLTDISGATMVDLKRERRCELAGEWTDRHFDLVRWGDAKETYAKPLHHYNGSVIYPARNFNPAIHHVWPIPPDEIAVSKGALTQNQGW; from the coding sequence ATGAAAAAAATAAGTCTTTTATTATTGAGTTTTGTGCTTTTGGTAAGTACTTCGGCTTGCGAAAGCGAACTTGATGTTGTGCCACAAGGAGCTCCTTCGAGCGGGAATTTCTGGAAAACGCCAGCAGATGCAAAAGCAGGAGTAAATGCAATTTATGCTTTGTATTCTGATGATAATATGTACGGTCGTGGTTTCTTTTGGCTGAATAATGCCAGCGATGATATTGGGACTAAACCAAGACAAAATGCAGAAAGAATTAAAAACTTTATTGTAGACGGATCAGAATCGGATACTAAAGATATTTGGAGAATTCACTACGAAATCATGAAACGTTGTAATGACGTAATTCGTAATATTCCAAATATTGCATTGGATGAAAGTACAAAAAACGGAATGTTAGGAGAAGCTTATTTTAATCACGCTGTAATGCATTTAGAATTGGCATACCATTACGGAGACGATCGTGCGGGAATTCCAATTCAGGAAAGAGAAAACCCAACAAATGTTTATGTGCCTCGCGCTAAAAATGTTGCTGAAAATTACGCATACATTGCCGCAGATTTAATTAAAGCCGCAGATTTGTCGCCTTATTTTGATCAGCTTACACCAGACAATCGTGGTCGCGCTCACAAAACTGCGGCTTGGGCTTATTTGGTTCGTACCTACTTGTATGCAAAAGATTGGGACAATGCGATCAAATATGCCAATATGATTGTGGCTAGCGGAAAACACAAATTATTGGATAATTTTGAAGATGTATTTAAAATCAGCAACAATTGGTCTTCAGAATATATCTGGTCTGTAACTTCAAGTGCAGAGAATACTTCTTTAGGTTCTATTTTTCCTGGAGTTTGTTTAGAAGATAAAGGATGGGGAGTTTACAATGGTTGGGGAAATTTCTATCCGACAAAAGAATTATTTGATACGTATGCGCCAAACGACAAAAGACGTAGCGCTACGATTTTACAAAAAGGAGACAAATTTGTTTACTTCGGGGAAACAGTAACTTTTAATGAAGGTAATCACGTAGTAAGTTCAAGTAACAGAACGGGTTATCAGTTTAAAAAATATATGGAGCCGTTTAGTTATCCCAAAACAACTTCGGGCGGAGTAGATATTCGTTATGTAAATGCGAATGGAGACAAGCCTTCTACAGCTTTAAATGTTCCTCTTTTACGTTATGCTGATGTGATTTTGATGTTAGCGGAAGCTAAACTAATGAAGGGTCAAAATGCAGATACAGAAATCAATATGATTCGCCACCGAGCAGGTCTTACAGATATTTCTGGAGCTACAATGGTCGATTTAAAAAGAGAGAGAAGATGTGAACTAGCAGGTGAGTGGACAGACCGCCATTTCGATTTAGTGCGTTGGGGAGATGCAAAAGAAACGTACGCGAAACCATTGCATCATTATAACGGAAGCGTTATTTATCCTGCTCGTAATTTCAATCCTGCAATTCACCACGTTTGGCCAATACCGCCAGATGAAATCGCAGTAAGTAAAGGAGCTTTGACTCAAAACCAAGGCTGGTAA
- a CDS encoding alpha-galactosidase: MTFGKNGDITYDAKNKTIAVSQSGKNIFSGAKTSVVVNGKTISISDYPEAVLSKEAFTDNLGKGTKYILTYKDKNNPTLIQNFFTYNNQSYFITQIEILGNEKQITTNYIAPLDLGKITFDKVENLQTVFVPYDNDAWASYNSKKLDTISNNTSAEVGIVFNNTSRNGFIVGSLEHTVWKSAVKSINKNKEPLFSAWAGFSEKEITRDSIAHGLVRGNKVLSPKFFVGYYSDWRNGMEEYAKTNRIVEKPYVFEWDKPTPVGWNSWGVLMEKINYENTTKVADFFANQIPQFRVGNTAYIDLDSFWDNMVKGGFTGDFSKLKEFADYCKSKGLEPGAYWAPFTDWGWKDGPNRKAEGSDYNFGEMWTKTGNTYFDFDGARAIDPTHPGTLKRVDYVINKLKACGFKMIKIDFLGHAAAESSSFYDKNVTTGMQAYKVGMEHLVNALDGQMLIYAAISPNMATSRYAHIRRIACDAWKTIEQTQYTLNSVNYGWWQTYSYDYIDADHVVFADVTEGENRARLISAIITGTLITGDDYSKEGIWSKRAKEWLQNKELLKIVAHGVAFRPVEGNTGKHTTEVFQQKIENDWYIAVFNYGNEAKSYALPLERLDIQKGSYQIEDLFTSQKSEIKDNTLNVNLGSKDAHLYKIIKR; this comes from the coding sequence ATGACTTTTGGAAAAAATGGCGACATTACTTATGATGCTAAAAACAAAACAATAGCAGTAAGCCAATCTGGTAAAAATATTTTTTCTGGAGCAAAAACTTCGGTTGTTGTTAATGGTAAAACAATTTCTATTAGTGATTATCCTGAAGCCGTTTTATCAAAAGAAGCTTTTACAGATAATTTAGGAAAAGGGACAAAGTATATTCTAACTTATAAGGATAAAAACAATCCAACTTTAATTCAAAATTTCTTTACCTATAATAATCAATCTTATTTTATAACTCAAATTGAAATTTTAGGAAACGAGAAGCAAATAACAACCAATTATATTGCGCCATTAGATTTAGGAAAAATTACTTTTGATAAAGTAGAAAACTTGCAAACTGTTTTTGTTCCTTATGATAATGATGCTTGGGCGAGTTATAATTCTAAAAAATTAGATACAATTTCAAATAATACAAGTGCAGAAGTTGGAATAGTATTTAATAACACTTCTAGAAATGGTTTTATAGTAGGTTCTTTAGAACATACCGTTTGGAAAAGTGCTGTAAAATCAATCAACAAAAATAAAGAGCCTTTATTCTCGGCTTGGGCAGGTTTTTCTGAAAAAGAAATAACGCGAGACAGCATTGCGCACGGTTTGGTAAGAGGAAACAAAGTATTGTCGCCAAAATTCTTTGTTGGATATTATTCCGATTGGAGAAACGGAATGGAAGAATATGCTAAAACCAATCGTATTGTAGAAAAACCATATGTTTTTGAATGGGATAAGCCAACTCCAGTGGGATGGAACAGCTGGGGCGTTTTGATGGAAAAAATCAATTATGAGAATACGACCAAAGTTGCTGATTTTTTTGCGAATCAAATTCCGCAGTTTCGAGTAGGAAATACAGCTTATATCGATCTTGATTCATTTTGGGATAATATGGTAAAAGGTGGTTTTACAGGAGATTTCAGCAAACTAAAAGAATTTGCAGATTACTGTAAAAGTAAAGGATTAGAACCAGGAGCCTATTGGGCACCTTTTACAGATTGGGGCTGGAAAGACGGACCAAACCGTAAAGCAGAAGGAAGTGATTATAATTTTGGCGAAATGTGGACAAAAACTGGAAATACGTATTTTGATTTTGATGGCGCACGCGCAATTGATCCAACACATCCTGGTACGCTAAAACGTGTTGATTATGTAATTAATAAACTAAAAGCGTGCGGCTTCAAAATGATCAAAATCGACTTTCTAGGACATGCAGCGGCTGAATCTTCTTCTTTTTATGATAAAAATGTCACAACAGGAATGCAGGCTTACAAAGTAGGAATGGAGCATTTGGTAAATGCACTAGACGGACAAATGCTTATTTATGCCGCAATTTCTCCAAATATGGCAACCTCTCGTTATGCTCATATAAGACGTATTGCATGCGATGCTTGGAAAACTATCGAGCAAACTCAATATACTCTGAATAGCGTGAATTACGGCTGGTGGCAAACCTATTCGTATGATTATATTGATGCCGATCATGTTGTTTTTGCTGATGTTACAGAGGGAGAAAACCGTGCAAGATTAATTTCTGCAATAATCACAGGAACATTAATCACAGGAGACGATTACAGTAAGGAAGGAATTTGGAGCAAACGCGCCAAAGAGTGGCTTCAGAACAAAGAGTTGCTTAAGATTGTGGCTCATGGCGTGGCTTTTCGACCAGTAGAAGGAAATACGGGAAAACATACAACTGAAGTTTTTCAGCAGAAAATAGAAAACGATTGGTATATCGCTGTTTTCAATTATGGAAACGAAGCAAAAAGCTATGCTTTACCATTGGAGAGATTAGATATTCAAAAAGGAAGTTATCAAATCGAAGATCTTTTTACTTCTCAAAAGAGCGAAATAAAAGACAATACTTTAAATGTAAATCTTGGTTCAAAAGATGCTCATTTGTATAAAATCATAAAACGATAA
- a CDS encoding class I SAM-dependent methyltransferase: MTDKSQLLSSIFRHLDGLVTAPVAIALKNKSVLDFILNKKQTTLSELTSVFNANEGYLNIALRVLASQGFLDYEINNKTQTISISVNEKTEIAFSLFHLYRDVVELLQLSIHFHPRLFEDTPFEKLNIIFEKYKKRDEIEPSSDPLTNSIQEQILKHIEGYLIGPTIVRLAMNGMFHKYFMETSFRPEEFHKSPENFKKILDFFVHLGWFLEKNGNYQFTEAGLFFAKRASAYGVTVSYLPTFAKIEELIFGNPDILITAEGENELHVDREMNVWGSGGAHDTYFKVVDEILIKLFNLPIEEQPKGILDMGCGNGAFLQHIFEVIDRQTLRGKMLDEYPLFIVGVDYNQTALKVTRANLINADIWAKVIWGDIGRPDLLAEDLQENYNIDLKDLLNVRTFLDHNRIWQDPKHVNEKRVSTSTGAFAYRGKRISNNLVEDNLLEHLQKWSPYVHKFGLLLIELHTINPKLTANNLGRTPATAYDATHGFSDQYIVEIDVFNAIAAEAGLFPDKSIFKRFPDADTATVSINLLKGK, translated from the coding sequence ATGACCGATAAATCACAACTCTTAAGTTCCATTTTCAGGCATCTTGACGGCTTAGTTACTGCGCCTGTAGCAATAGCGCTAAAAAATAAATCTGTACTAGATTTTATCTTAAATAAAAAGCAAACCACTTTATCTGAACTTACATCGGTTTTTAATGCCAACGAAGGCTATCTAAATATCGCTTTACGAGTTCTCGCTTCTCAAGGATTTTTAGATTATGAAATCAATAATAAAACACAGACTATTTCAATTTCTGTAAATGAGAAAACCGAAATTGCTTTTTCATTATTTCATCTTTACAGAGATGTTGTAGAATTGCTTCAATTATCTATACATTTTCATCCGCGTTTGTTTGAAGACACTCCTTTTGAAAAACTCAATATCATTTTTGAAAAATATAAAAAGAGAGACGAAATTGAGCCTTCCAGTGATCCTCTAACGAATAGCATTCAAGAGCAAATTTTAAAACATATTGAAGGTTACCTCATCGGACCAACTATCGTGCGATTGGCAATGAACGGAATGTTTCATAAGTATTTTATGGAAACTTCTTTTAGACCTGAAGAGTTTCATAAATCGCCCGAAAATTTTAAAAAGATTTTAGACTTTTTTGTTCATCTGGGATGGTTTCTAGAAAAAAATGGCAATTATCAATTTACCGAAGCTGGTTTATTTTTTGCTAAAAGAGCCAGCGCTTATGGAGTTACGGTTTCCTATCTGCCAACATTTGCTAAAATTGAAGAATTGATTTTTGGAAATCCGGATATTTTAATAACTGCCGAAGGTGAAAACGAACTTCATGTGGATCGCGAAATGAACGTTTGGGGAAGCGGTGGCGCTCACGACACTTATTTTAAAGTAGTCGATGAAATCCTTATAAAGCTTTTTAATCTTCCTATTGAAGAACAGCCAAAAGGAATTCTCGATATGGGTTGCGGAAATGGCGCTTTTCTACAACATATTTTTGAAGTAATTGACAGGCAAACTTTAAGAGGAAAAATGCTCGACGAATATCCGCTGTTTATAGTTGGAGTTGATTATAACCAAACCGCTTTGAAAGTAACCAGAGCCAATCTGATCAATGCAGATATTTGGGCAAAAGTAATTTGGGGAGATATTGGCCGTCCCGATTTGCTTGCAGAAGATTTGCAAGAAAATTATAATATTGATTTGAAAGATCTTCTTAATGTGAGAACTTTTCTAGATCACAACAGAATTTGGCAAGACCCTAAACATGTTAACGAGAAAAGAGTCAGTACCTCAACTGGTGCATTTGCTTACAGAGGAAAAAGAATTAGCAATAATCTTGTTGAAGACAATCTTTTAGAACATTTACAAAAGTGGTCACCGTATGTACATAAATTTGGTCTTCTTTTGATTGAACTTCATACCATAAATCCAAAACTTACGGCCAATAATTTAGGCCGAACTCCAGCAACAGCTTATGATGCTACTCATGGTTTTTCGGACCAATATATTGTTGAAATTGATGTTTTTAATGCAATTGCCGCAGAAGCAGGATTATTTCCTGATAAATCTATTTTTAAGAGATTTCCTGACGCCGATACAGCAACAGTGAGCATCAATTTGTTGAAAGGAAAATAA
- a CDS encoding T9SS type A sorting domain-containing protein, whose amino-acid sequence MSTNFASAVYSSESFTDNVGSGTKHIFTLSGNYSLGMRQIFYTYTNKNYLAVQVVLTGNGSNCYKMSPLTSNQVTPNFGTGDARAVFVPYDNDAWIRYNAYTLNSADFTASEVTNIYNNTNRKGLVIGSLEHTKWKTGVTVSGGGSSSAYVSVIAGWTKQDVTRDARGHGWVNVGQTSCPSPKVMINATDDWRTGFEEFAQANAAMQPKYIFDWTAPKPIGWNSWGAMQTNINLTKAKAVVDFFHNDCPSFKTQDNTLYIDLDSYWDNMSDAELAQFVTYAKSKGYKAGIYWAPFVDWGKYNRQVEGSSYTYNQCWTKVNGNPLELDGAYAMDPTSPGTKARIHYFINRFKTAGFEMIKIDFLTHASIEADSFANNQLHTGMEAYQEGMKYLIDEIGGTMLVQAAISPNLATGPFAHVRRIACDAYTNINETDYTLNSTTYGWWQNQIYDYIDADHIVFGTASIGQNRARLLSGVVTGTVIAGDDFSVAGQWKTTAQSLLQNNDVMNVVRNEMHFIPADGNTGYNAANVFSATYNNVTYVAVFNYGNTTMTNNISFSRLGLGSGNYTVKELYSGATSTAQSTLNVQLPQADAAIYAISNAGVLSAPSYNWPTASTNYVFPNPASNSFRIKFDQIINGTATISLYDISGKEVWKNAITAEDMISSEIPVNGLSKGVYMVKVKATGHPVQNFKFVKN is encoded by the coding sequence GTGAGTACTAATTTTGCTTCAGCGGTTTATAGTTCAGAATCATTTACCGATAATGTGGGAAGCGGAACTAAGCACATTTTTACCTTAAGTGGAAATTATTCGCTCGGAATGCGACAGATTTTTTATACCTATACCAATAAAAATTATCTGGCTGTACAAGTTGTGCTGACAGGAAATGGTTCAAACTGCTATAAAATGTCTCCTTTAACCAGTAATCAGGTAACGCCAAATTTTGGAACAGGAGATGCTAGAGCTGTATTTGTTCCTTACGATAACGATGCCTGGATTCGATATAATGCTTATACTTTAAATTCGGCTGATTTTACAGCATCTGAGGTAACTAATATTTATAATAATACCAATCGTAAAGGTTTGGTAATTGGTTCGTTGGAGCATACAAAATGGAAAACAGGTGTTACAGTAAGTGGCGGCGGTTCTTCATCAGCTTATGTTTCGGTAATTGCAGGTTGGACAAAACAAGATGTAACCCGAGATGCAAGAGGACATGGTTGGGTAAATGTGGGGCAGACAAGTTGCCCTTCTCCAAAAGTAATGATTAATGCTACAGACGATTGGAGAACAGGATTCGAAGAATTTGCACAAGCAAATGCAGCAATGCAACCTAAATATATTTTTGACTGGACAGCGCCAAAACCAATTGGATGGAACAGCTGGGGAGCTATGCAAACCAATATTAACTTGACGAAAGCAAAAGCAGTTGTAGATTTTTTTCATAATGATTGTCCTTCATTTAAAACTCAAGACAATACTTTATATATTGATCTTGATTCTTATTGGGACAATATGAGTGATGCTGAGCTAGCTCAATTTGTCACTTACGCAAAAAGTAAAGGTTATAAGGCTGGAATTTATTGGGCTCCTTTTGTAGATTGGGGAAAATACAATCGTCAGGTTGAAGGAAGTTCATATACTTATAATCAGTGTTGGACAAAAGTTAACGGAAATCCTTTAGAGTTGGATGGAGCTTATGCTATGGATCCGACAAGTCCAGGAACTAAGGCTAGAATTCACTATTTTATAAATCGTTTCAAAACCGCAGGATTCGAAATGATAAAAATTGACTTTTTAACGCATGCGAGTATTGAAGCTGACAGTTTTGCAAATAATCAGCTTCATACGGGTATGGAAGCGTATCAGGAAGGAATGAAATATTTGATTGATGAAATTGGCGGAACGATGTTAGTGCAAGCCGCAATATCTCCTAATTTGGCTACTGGCCCTTTTGCGCACGTAAGACGTATAGCATGCGATGCCTACACAAACATAAACGAAACAGATTATACTTTGAATAGTACAACTTATGGCTGGTGGCAAAATCAAATTTACGATTATATAGATGCAGATCATATTGTTTTTGGGACTGCTTCAATAGGGCAAAATCGTGCAAGATTATTAAGCGGCGTGGTTACAGGAACAGTAATTGCAGGTGATGATTTTTCTGTTGCGGGTCAGTGGAAAACAACTGCACAAAGTCTTTTGCAAAATAATGATGTAATGAATGTTGTTCGTAATGAGATGCATTTTATTCCTGCCGATGGAAACACAGGATACAATGCCGCAAATGTATTTTCTGCAACATACAACAACGTTACTTATGTAGCTGTTTTTAATTACGGAAATACAACGATGACAAATAATATCAGTTTTAGTCGTCTAGGACTTGGATCAGGAAATTATACAGTCAAAGAGCTTTATTCTGGAGCGACAAGTACTGCTCAAAGCACATTGAATGTTCAATTGCCTCAAGCAGATGCGGCTATTTATGCTATTTCGAACGCAGGAGTGCTAAGTGCGCCAAGTTACAATTGGCCAACTGCTTCTACAAATTATGTCTTTCCTAATCCTGCATCAAACAGTTTTAGAATTAAGTTTGATCAAATAATTAATGGTACAGCGACAATTTCATTATATGATATAAGCGGAAAAGAAGTTTGGAAGAATGCTATTACTGCCGAAGACATGATTAGTTCAGAAATACCAGTAAACGGACTTTCAAAGGGTGTTTATATGGTAAAAGTAAAAGCGACTGGACATCCGGTGCAAAACTTTAAGTTTGTTAAGAATTAA
- a CDS encoding sialate O-acetylesterase → MKKYLLKNILLAVIGLVSVAANATVKLPSFFTDNMVLRQKSTVPFWGESNQQSVSVTSSWDKKTYKAAVVNGKWNVVLKTPAYGGPYTIAINDGEVKTLQNILIGEVWLCSGQSNMEMPLEGWGKIENYKEEIANANYPEIRLLQAEHIESTLPLNILKVRHNGWNVCDSKNIADFSATAYFFARKIYKEKKIPIGLIHSSWGGTLIEAWTSSGALSTIHDFDAQIEAMKSESSRETLEKKYNADLAVWEKHLANADKGYQNEKVIWASVGFDDASWKTMKVPSFFDSNGLGNFDGIVWFRKKVAIADNSKDFTLSYFADDDDMIWVNGNYVGETKGYNVERHYTIPSKYLKKGENVITIRVYDGAGNGGIYGEENIALKSDKEIISLAGDWKYNIGADSKDLPARPYLAQGQNRPSAIYNAMIAPLADYKIKGVIWYQGESNAERAFQYQKLFPSLINDWRTQFKDKNLPFFFVQLANYKQQKQEPGDSDWAELREAQFMALKLPNTGMAVTTDIGNGEDIHPKNKQDVGGRLANIALAKVYNTKIDYSGPLYKSFKIENNTIVLDFDFKTEIKAKEGMLKGFSIAGADQKFYWAEAKIVNGKVIVYAQNVPNPAAVRYNWADNPDGNLTNASGLPASSFRTDNWKGITQEKEVKNNT, encoded by the coding sequence ATGAAAAAATATCTTTTAAAAAATATTCTGTTAGCTGTAATAGGACTGGTTTCGGTTGCAGCAAATGCTACAGTAAAGTTGCCTTCTTTTTTTACTGATAATATGGTTTTGCGGCAAAAAAGCACCGTTCCGTTTTGGGGAGAAAGCAATCAGCAATCAGTATCAGTTACAAGTTCTTGGGATAAAAAAACATATAAAGCTGCCGTTGTAAATGGTAAGTGGAATGTAGTTTTAAAAACGCCTGCTTACGGCGGACCTTATACGATTGCAATAAATGACGGAGAAGTAAAAACGCTTCAAAATATTCTAATTGGAGAAGTGTGGTTGTGTTCTGGACAAAGCAACATGGAAATGCCGCTTGAAGGATGGGGAAAAATAGAGAATTATAAAGAAGAAATTGCAAACGCCAATTATCCCGAGATTCGATTATTGCAAGCAGAACATATAGAAAGCACTTTGCCATTAAATATACTAAAAGTGCGACACAATGGATGGAATGTCTGCGATTCTAAAAATATAGCAGATTTTAGTGCAACAGCTTATTTTTTTGCTAGAAAAATTTATAAAGAAAAAAAGATTCCGATCGGATTAATACATTCTTCTTGGGGAGGAACATTGATAGAAGCTTGGACAAGTTCTGGAGCGTTAAGCACCATTCATGATTTTGATGCTCAGATAGAAGCGATGAAATCTGAATCAAGCAGAGAAACTTTAGAGAAAAAATACAATGCTGATTTAGCAGTTTGGGAAAAACATCTAGCTAATGCTGACAAAGGATATCAGAACGAAAAAGTAATTTGGGCTTCAGTTGGTTTTGACGATGCTTCATGGAAAACAATGAAAGTTCCTTCTTTTTTTGACAGCAACGGATTAGGAAATTTTGACGGTATAGTTTGGTTCAGAAAAAAGGTTGCCATCGCAGATAATAGTAAAGATTTTACTCTAAGCTATTTTGCCGATGATGATGATATGATTTGGGTAAATGGAAATTATGTGGGAGAAACAAAAGGATATAACGTAGAGCGTCATTATACCATTCCATCAAAATATTTGAAAAAAGGAGAAAACGTAATTACCATTAGAGTATATGACGGAGCAGGAAATGGAGGTATTTATGGAGAAGAAAATATCGCTTTAAAATCAGATAAAGAAATTATTTCCTTAGCAGGAGATTGGAAATACAATATAGGTGCAGACAGTAAAGATTTGCCTGCACGACCTTATCTGGCTCAGGGGCAAAATAGGCCAAGTGCAATATACAATGCCATGATTGCTCCTTTGGCAGATTACAAAATAAAAGGAGTAATCTGGTATCAGGGAGAAAGCAATGCAGAAAGAGCTTTTCAATATCAAAAATTATTTCCGTCGCTTATAAACGACTGGCGAACTCAGTTTAAAGATAAAAATCTTCCGTTTTTCTTTGTGCAGTTAGCCAATTACAAACAGCAGAAACAAGAACCTGGAGATTCGGATTGGGCAGAATTAAGAGAGGCACAATTCATGGCTTTAAAACTGCCAAACACAGGAATGGCCGTAACTACTGATATTGGAAATGGAGAAGATATTCATCCAAAAAATAAACAAGATGTAGGAGGTCGTCTCGCTAATATTGCTTTAGCAAAAGTGTATAATACCAAAATCGATTATTCGGGACCGCTTTATAAATCGTTTAAAATTGAAAACAATACAATTGTGTTAGATTTTGATTTTAAAACTGAAATTAAAGCTAAAGAAGGTATGCTGAAAGGATTTTCTATTGCGGGAGCAGATCAGAAATTTTATTGGGCAGAAGCAAAAATAGTAAACGGAAAAGTGATCGTATATGCGCAGAACGTTCCAAATCCTGCAGCGGTTCGATACAACTGGGCAGATAATCCAGATGGAAATCTGACAAATGCATCAGGTCTTCCTGCATCATCATTTAGAACAGATAATTGGAAAGGAATTACACAAGAAAAAGAAGTAAAAAATAATACATAA
- a CDS encoding alkaline phosphatase: protein MKKIITLFCLQFCLFVQAQEYSSSNIHSHNDYESKLPFYGAYSNETGVIEADVFLVNNELFVAHTSKEIASHNTLKSMYLEPLSNKLKTLEGKAYPSNKPLILMIDIKSDADSTLKTIVQQLKTFPDIISNKNIKVVISGNRPLPSLWKEYPDFIYFDGRLNENYTSDQLARVEMISEDLHEITVWNGKGVLTRPDSEKIQAIIKKVHDQKKKIRFWATQDNVNTYMTLMNLKVDFIGTDKVDELTQFINNIKTTFYQNTEFHQAYVPKNVFKNKRPKNVILLIGDGMGLAQIYSGYTANKGQLNLFNIPTQGFSITKASDSYITDSAAGATAMATGHKTNNRFISVDEQGKPLQTIAEQLAKKNYKTAIISAGNITDATPAAFYAHQPERSLSEPIANDFLSSPSDILIGGGQKEFISRKDGKDLSKVLIEKGYTFSDKFSSLDTIKNSKFVVLEDAAVVSIKNGRGDFLTKSLAKATNTFSKTKNPFFIMAEGAQIDYGGHQNNVEYVVREMLDFDKLVGQAMEFVDKNPETLLIVTADHETGGLSLIDGSIEKGYVHGSFSTNDHTAIPVPVFVYGPGSEKFMGVYQNTAIYDKIMELIGGK, encoded by the coding sequence ATGAAAAAAATAATCACCCTTTTTTGCCTTCAATTTTGCTTGTTCGTTCAAGCGCAAGAATACAGTTCTTCAAATATTCATTCTCATAACGATTACGAAAGTAAATTACCTTTTTATGGTGCTTATTCTAATGAAACGGGCGTTATAGAAGCCGATGTCTTTTTAGTAAATAATGAATTGTTTGTAGCACATACTTCTAAAGAAATTGCTTCTCACAATACACTTAAAAGCATGTATTTGGAACCTCTTTCAAACAAATTAAAAACATTGGAAGGAAAAGCTTACCCGAGCAATAAACCTTTAATATTAATGATTGATATTAAGTCTGATGCCGACTCAACTCTAAAAACAATTGTACAGCAATTAAAGACTTTTCCAGATATTATTTCGAATAAAAACATAAAAGTGGTTATTTCTGGAAACAGACCTTTACCGTCACTATGGAAGGAATATCCAGATTTCATTTATTTTGATGGAAGATTGAATGAAAATTATACTTCAGATCAATTAGCGAGAGTTGAAATGATTAGCGAAGATTTACATGAAATCACAGTTTGGAACGGAAAAGGAGTTTTGACGCGACCAGATTCTGAAAAAATTCAGGCAATTATCAAAAAAGTCCACGATCAAAAGAAAAAAATAAGATTCTGGGCTACGCAAGACAACGTAAACACGTACATGACTTTGATGAATTTAAAAGTTGATTTTATAGGAACGGATAAAGTAGACGAACTAACTCAATTTATAAATAACATTAAAACGACATTTTACCAGAATACAGAATTTCACCAAGCTTATGTTCCTAAAAATGTTTTCAAGAATAAACGCCCAAAAAATGTTATTCTTTTAATTGGAGACGGGATGGGATTAGCGCAGATTTATTCTGGATATACTGCAAACAAAGGGCAATTGAATTTATTTAATATTCCAACTCAAGGATTCTCGATCACAAAAGCTTCAGATAGTTATATCACAGATTCTGCCGCAGGAGCAACGGCAATGGCTACGGGACATAAAACTAATAATCGTTTTATAAGTGTTGATGAACAAGGGAAACCGCTTCAGACGATTGCAGAACAATTGGCAAAGAAAAACTATAAAACGGCCATTATTTCTGCTGGAAATATTACTGATGCAACTCCAGCTGCGTTTTATGCACATCAGCCAGAAAGAAGTTTAAGCGAACCAATTGCTAACGATTTTCTTTCAAGTCCGTCAGATATTTTGATTGGAGGAGGTCAGAAAGAATTTATTTCTAGAAAAGATGGTAAAGATTTGTCTAAAGTTTTAATCGAAAAAGGATACACTTTCTCAGATAAATTCTCGAGTTTAGATACGATTAAAAACAGCAAATTTGTCGTTTTAGAAGATGCAGCGGTAGTTTCTATAAAAAATGGAAGAGGAGATTTTCTAACGAAATCTCTGGCGAAAGCGACAAACACTTTTTCGAAAACAAAGAATCCGTTTTTTATTATGGCCGAAGGCGCTCAAATTGATTACGGCGGACACCAGAATAATGTAGAATATGTTGTGAGAGAAATGCTTGATTTTGACAAATTGGTGGGGCAAGCAATGGAATTTGTAGATAAAAATCCCGAAACGCTTTTGATCGTAACCGCAGATCACGAAACTGGCGGATTATCATTAATTGACGGAAGTATTGAAAAAGGGTACGTTCACGGAAGTTTTAGTACCAATGATCATACGGCGATTCCGGTTCCTGTTTTTGTTTACGGTCCAGGATCTGAGAAATTCATGGGAGTTTATCAGAATACGGCAATTTATGACAAGATTATGGAATTGATTGGAGGAAAATAA